The Corynebacterium poyangense genome includes a window with the following:
- a CDS encoding diacylglycerol/lipid kinase family protein has protein sequence MDVLLIANPNSTTQSDALFRQIIPRLREVPELHLCARFTHYPGHAEQMVRGLRRTDYELIIVVGGDGTLNEVINGLLGPVTDDNTSAFHPSHIPALAVIPTGSANVFARALGFPADPVAAALDLAVLIEGDFRRTICLGTWNHRWFAVNAGFGIDADVIARIERARAKGFSASPLRYLAVSLRTWFDAQRCPPAISAWARDRQGGELELHQVPLCLASNTNPWTFLGPLPVVTNPRNSFDRGLSMFVLRDLRGIKGVLAMVHLIGIGHRRWLEELIRDHTIQFDDIVELELRCEGPQRFQADGEFEGEWDHIRLATVPDAIEVMAPQYIPESTSRSWRVWLKNTLRLLRN, from the coding sequence GTGGATGTGCTGCTCATCGCCAACCCCAACTCCACCACTCAGTCCGATGCATTATTTCGGCAAATTATTCCCAGGCTGAGGGAGGTTCCGGAGTTGCATCTTTGTGCGCGTTTCACTCACTATCCAGGACACGCTGAACAAATGGTGCGAGGTTTGCGTCGCACTGACTATGAGCTCATCATCGTGGTCGGCGGGGATGGAACTCTCAATGAAGTTATCAATGGGCTTCTCGGCCCCGTCACCGATGACAACACCAGTGCTTTTCACCCCAGCCACATCCCCGCTCTGGCGGTCATCCCCACCGGATCAGCGAATGTTTTTGCCCGAGCCCTCGGCTTCCCCGCTGACCCCGTAGCGGCTGCGTTAGACTTGGCAGTTCTTATCGAGGGGGATTTTCGCCGAACTATATGTTTAGGGACATGGAATCATCGCTGGTTTGCGGTCAACGCCGGGTTCGGAATAGACGCTGATGTCATCGCTCGGATCGAGCGCGCCAGAGCTAAAGGTTTTTCCGCCAGCCCCTTGCGCTATCTCGCAGTGTCACTGCGCACCTGGTTCGACGCCCAACGATGCCCGCCAGCAATTTCAGCCTGGGCTCGAGACCGCCAAGGCGGGGAACTGGAGCTTCACCAAGTCCCGTTGTGCCTAGCCTCCAACACAAATCCGTGGACGTTTTTGGGCCCCTTGCCGGTAGTCACTAATCCTCGGAACTCTTTTGACCGGGGTCTAAGCATGTTTGTCCTTAGGGATCTTCGCGGGATTAAAGGGGTGCTCGCTATGGTTCACCTGATCGGTATTGGGCATCGGCGCTGGTTAGAAGAGCTGATCCGAGACCACACCATCCAATTTGATGACATCGTGGAGCTGGAGTTGCGGTGTGAGGGTCCGCAGCGCTTCCAGGCAGATGGGGAATTTGAGGGAGAGTGGGATCATATCCGCCTAGCAACTGTCCCGGATGCTATTGAGGTGATGGCGCCTCAATATATTCCCGAATCAACATCGCGGTCATGGCGGGTTTGGTTGAAGAATACGCTGCGGTTACTTAGAAATTAA
- a CDS encoding FABP family protein — MADETGHPENLSPRLDGNEAVNLAAEQSQKTAHRNIPLSGEIPLPDDTANLRQGPSLHDGLLALLPLVGVWRGEGQADTVEDGEYAFGQQLTFAHDGENYLTYESRVWRINESGESAGAVSRECGFWRINDKDEIEMICCHSSGAVEIFYGDLLNERAWQLETAQSLATATGSVMLGAGKRLYGLMPNNDLGWVEERAVNGELKPRMSAQLKRVAG; from the coding sequence ATGGCTGATGAAACTGGACATCCTGAAAACCTTTCTCCCCGTCTCGACGGCAATGAGGCGGTGAATTTAGCGGCTGAGCAATCCCAAAAGACTGCGCACCGCAATATCCCGTTGAGCGGGGAAATCCCGCTGCCGGATGACACGGCGAATCTGCGCCAAGGACCTAGTCTCCATGATGGCCTCTTAGCCTTATTGCCACTGGTGGGAGTATGGCGAGGCGAAGGCCAAGCAGACACCGTCGAAGATGGCGAGTATGCCTTTGGCCAGCAATTAACCTTCGCCCACGATGGGGAAAACTATCTCACCTATGAATCCCGGGTGTGGCGGATTAACGAATCCGGTGAATCCGCCGGCGCGGTGTCTCGTGAGTGTGGCTTTTGGCGCATTAATGACAAAGACGAAATAGAGATGATTTGTTGCCACTCCTCCGGAGCGGTAGAGATTTTCTACGGGGATCTGCTTAATGAACGCGCCTGGCAATTGGAAACCGCGCAAAGCTTAGCAACCGCTACCGGAAGCGTGATGCTGGGTGCCGGTAAGCGACTTTATGGGCTCATGCCTAACAATGACTTGGGGTGGGTGGAAGAACGCGCGGTTAATGGTGAGCTAAAACCCCGAATGTCCGCCCAACTGAAGCGGGTTGCCGGCTAA
- a CDS encoding aminodeoxychorismate lyase, with translation MAPRSVQPVILIVEPFGGSTRLHNPNLPMVYWDDAAVTRGDGVFETLLIRDGKPVNIERHARRFLASATLLGLPEPDLNYWHRATDEAAMEWYRQQGQTPAEGFRGEAQCVWTYTRGRASTGNPTAWIRVNSLPAEMIQQREQGVAVMTTPRGWTINTELPGVYVAAEGKVPQSPAPWLTVGAKTLNYAAAMAALRYAKDRGFDDVVWLGADGESVLEGATSTVVMEKKGKRLRTPSSGGEILPGTTQAALFDYAHSQGWKCKEKPLTVTDLKSARSVWLLSSVRGAVPVTRIDDTCLEPHDLDELRQLFQAAMH, from the coding sequence ATGGCCCCTCGCAGTGTGCAACCTGTCATTTTGATTGTGGAGCCCTTTGGTGGTTCTACCCGACTCCATAACCCCAATTTACCCATGGTGTACTGGGATGATGCTGCCGTCACCCGGGGAGACGGAGTGTTTGAGACCCTTCTTATCCGAGACGGCAAACCAGTTAACATTGAGCGACACGCTCGACGCTTCCTCGCCTCAGCCACCCTTCTGGGGTTGCCGGAACCGGACCTAAACTACTGGCATCGGGCCACCGATGAAGCAGCGATGGAGTGGTATCGACAACAGGGGCAAACCCCAGCCGAAGGGTTCCGCGGCGAAGCGCAATGTGTGTGGACCTACACCCGAGGCCGAGCGAGTACCGGCAACCCGACCGCCTGGATCCGAGTTAATTCTCTGCCTGCTGAGATGATTCAGCAACGAGAACAGGGCGTGGCGGTTATGACCACACCGCGGGGGTGGACAATTAACACCGAGCTCCCGGGTGTCTACGTCGCCGCTGAGGGCAAAGTTCCTCAATCCCCGGCGCCGTGGTTGACGGTGGGAGCAAAAACCCTCAACTACGCAGCCGCCATGGCTGCCTTGCGCTATGCCAAGGACCGTGGATTTGATGATGTGGTGTGGCTAGGGGCAGATGGTGAAAGCGTGCTTGAAGGAGCGACCTCGACCGTGGTGATGGAGAAGAAGGGTAAGCGACTGCGTACACCATCGAGTGGCGGGGAAATTTTGCCCGGCACCACCCAGGCGGCCTTATTTGATTACGCGCATAGTCAGGGCTGGAAGTGCAAAGAAAAGCCACTGACCGTCACGGATCTGAAGAGTGCCCGATCTGTATGGCTACTGAGTTCTGTTCGAGGGGCAGTGCCGGTCACAAGAATCGACGACACCTGCCTTGAACCTCATGACCTAGATGAACTCCGACAGCTATTCCAGGCGGCCATGCATTAG
- the ygfZ gene encoding CAF17-like 4Fe-4S cluster assembly/insertion protein YgfZ: MTQYQSPLLELPGATEFQAPPEATVHPDAFGVAWHYGDPLGEQRLIENHPVWIDRSHRRVFRISGPDSATFLNNLLSQKLDDAPVGFYSPALDLDMQGHIQHHLDVLRAADDSTDHTPCFLIHTTAAQADTLYDFLHKMIFWSKVSIEMIDAGVITLIGEDVQKLLDVPSPGILGAASYSWTAHPRMDLFVARHDLRHLAQNLEAQGITRAGLMAFSAERVRALEPELSVDLDHRSIPHEVPHWIGRGIHPGAVHLNKGCYRGQETVARVENLGRSPRVAVLLQLDGSAPREPLPGMTVQRGNRTVGRVGTIVHDCDFGPIAFALIKRSALGTSDLHIGDTAVAVDPTSLPQDEGPRAGRAAVDRLRGL; this comes from the coding sequence ATGACTCAGTACCAATCTCCTTTATTGGAACTGCCCGGCGCTACTGAATTTCAGGCCCCACCGGAAGCAACTGTCCACCCAGACGCGTTTGGGGTGGCGTGGCACTACGGGGATCCTCTCGGCGAACAGCGCCTGATTGAGAACCACCCCGTGTGGATTGACCGCTCACATCGCCGAGTCTTTCGAATCAGCGGCCCCGACTCTGCAACCTTCTTGAATAATCTGCTGAGTCAAAAATTAGACGATGCCCCGGTGGGGTTTTACTCCCCGGCCCTTGATCTCGACATGCAAGGACATATCCAGCACCACCTGGATGTGCTGCGCGCTGCGGATGATTCTACGGATCACACCCCTTGCTTCCTGATCCACACCACCGCTGCGCAGGCAGACACTCTTTATGATTTTCTTCATAAGATGATCTTTTGGTCCAAGGTCAGCATCGAAATGATCGATGCGGGAGTGATAACCCTCATCGGAGAGGACGTCCAAAAGTTGCTCGACGTCCCCAGCCCCGGGATTCTCGGCGCAGCGAGCTATAGCTGGACTGCCCACCCCAGGATGGATCTTTTTGTAGCGCGGCATGATCTCCGGCACCTGGCCCAAAATTTAGAGGCCCAGGGAATAACTCGGGCCGGGCTGATGGCTTTTAGCGCTGAACGGGTACGTGCGCTAGAACCAGAACTATCTGTAGATCTTGATCATCGCAGTATCCCGCACGAAGTCCCCCACTGGATCGGGCGTGGGATACACCCCGGCGCCGTCCACCTCAATAAAGGCTGCTACCGGGGTCAAGAAACCGTAGCTCGGGTAGAGAATCTGGGCCGTAGTCCACGGGTGGCAGTGCTCTTACAACTAGATGGTTCCGCCCCTCGTGAACCGCTCCCCGGGATGACCGTTCAGCGAGGCAATCGCACCGTCGGCAGAGTCGGAACCATCGTCCACGACTGCGATTTCGGCCCCATTGCTTTCGCCTTGATTAAACGCTCAGCACTGGGCACCAGCGATCTTCATATCGGAGATACCGCCGTAGCCGTCGACCCCACCTCCCTGCCCCAGGACGAAGGTCCTCGCGCCGGTCGAGCTGCAGTTGATAGACTTCGCGGACTCTAG
- a CDS encoding DUF3073 domain-containing protein, with protein sequence MGRGRAKAKQTKVARRLKYHSPEMDLDSLQRELAAQAPHHDEKADEYEDDLYSKYADWAEDEDEDDGYRR encoded by the coding sequence ATGGGGCGCGGACGCGCGAAGGCAAAGCAGACCAAGGTCGCTCGTCGATTGAAGTACCACTCTCCTGAGATGGATCTGGACTCTCTTCAACGGGAGCTCGCAGCTCAGGCCCCTCATCATGATGAGAAGGCCGATGAGTATGAAGATGACCTTTACTCAAAATATGCTGATTGGGCCGAAGACGAAGACGAGGATGACGGCTACCGCCGTTGA
- the purM gene encoding phosphoribosylformylglycinamidine cyclo-ligase, with translation MTENNPTAEGASYAVAGVDIEAGDRAVELISPHAQRATRPEVRGGLGGFAGLFALGKYREPLLAAGSDGVGTKLAVAQAMDKHDTIGIDLVAMCVDDLVVCGAEPLFLQDYIAIGKVIPEHVADIVSGIAEGCVQAGCALLGGETAEHPGVMEETHYDVSATAVGVVEADEVLGPERVRAGDIIIAMKSSGLHSNGYSLARHVLLERAGLALDAYMEEFERTLGEELLEPTKIYTKDCLALAAECEVRTFCHVTGGGLAGNLSRVIPEGLVADINRGTWTPGQIFRTIQKLGTVALAEMEKTFNMGVGMLAVVSPHDRDRALAMLAARHVEAWEVGSVRTAADEKEDKVVMKGIHPGF, from the coding sequence ATGACTGAGAACAACCCGACCGCCGAGGGCGCTTCTTATGCCGTCGCCGGTGTGGATATTGAAGCCGGCGACCGTGCTGTGGAATTAATTTCTCCGCACGCTCAGCGAGCAACCCGCCCCGAGGTGCGCGGTGGGCTAGGTGGCTTTGCCGGGCTCTTTGCGCTGGGGAAATATCGGGAACCGCTGTTGGCGGCTGGATCTGATGGGGTAGGAACGAAATTAGCCGTGGCTCAAGCCATGGATAAACATGACACCATCGGTATTGATTTGGTGGCCATGTGCGTCGACGATCTCGTGGTCTGCGGAGCGGAACCGCTCTTCCTGCAAGACTATATTGCGATTGGCAAAGTCATCCCGGAGCATGTAGCCGACATAGTTTCCGGCATCGCCGAAGGCTGTGTACAAGCCGGATGCGCCTTGCTTGGTGGCGAAACCGCCGAGCACCCTGGAGTGATGGAGGAAACCCACTACGATGTCTCAGCCACTGCCGTGGGGGTGGTTGAAGCTGATGAAGTTCTCGGTCCAGAGCGGGTGCGCGCCGGGGACATCATTATTGCCATGAAGAGTTCTGGTTTGCACTCTAATGGTTATTCTTTGGCCCGCCATGTGCTCTTAGAGCGCGCCGGTTTAGCGCTCGACGCCTACATGGAGGAGTTTGAGCGAACCCTAGGAGAAGAACTCCTTGAACCTACCAAGATTTATACCAAGGACTGTTTAGCTCTAGCAGCCGAATGCGAAGTTCGGACTTTTTGCCACGTCACTGGCGGTGGATTAGCCGGCAATCTGAGCAGGGTCATCCCAGAAGGCCTGGTGGCAGATATTAACCGAGGGACGTGGACTCCGGGCCAGATTTTCCGCACCATCCAGAAGCTAGGCACAGTAGCCCTCGCTGAGATGGAAAAGACATTCAATATGGGTGTGGGGATGTTAGCGGTAGTCTCACCTCATGATCGTGATCGAGCCTTAGCCATGTTAGCGGCTCGCCACGTAGAGGCGTGGGAGGTCGGTTCCGTGCGGACGGCCGCCGACGAGAAAGAAGACAAAGTTGTCATGAAAGGCATCCATCCGGGATTCTAG
- the purF gene encoding amidophosphoribosyltransferase, whose protein sequence is MRPTPINGLDDQGEPEPREECGVFGVWAPGEDVAKLTYFGLFALQHRGQEAAGIAVGDGDSIVVFKDMGLVSQIFEESALSALQGDVAIGHTRYSTAGGTHWENVQPMFRSTPEGGDVALGHNGNLVNYQQLHDEAVERGLIDGKAASSDTAVMSALLAEKITADVSLLDSARQLLPRIKGAFCLTFTDGSTLYAARDPWGIRPLCLGRLERGWVIASETCALDIVGASFVREIEPGELVAIDAGGVYSERFADTQHKGCVFEYVYLARPDSVIRGRAVNATRLDIGRRLAREYPADGDLVIPVPESGTPAAVGYAQESGIPFGQGLVKNAYVGRTFIQPSQTLRQLGIRLKLNPLKEVIDGKRLVVVDDSIVRGNTQRALIRMLREAGAKEVHVRIASPPVKWPCFYGIDFASPGELIANAGDIRSEEKMVEAVCRAIGADSLGFVSIEEMVQATCQKREELCVACFDGHYPIGVPEGNSNAELVLRLQSGRAAGTATIDRDQNN, encoded by the coding sequence ATGCGCCCCACCCCGATCAACGGCTTAGATGATCAGGGGGAGCCAGAACCCCGCGAAGAATGTGGTGTTTTTGGAGTTTGGGCGCCAGGGGAAGACGTCGCCAAACTCACATACTTTGGGTTATTTGCGCTGCAACACCGCGGCCAAGAAGCCGCCGGAATAGCAGTGGGTGACGGCGACAGCATCGTAGTTTTTAAAGATATGGGATTGGTGTCTCAGATCTTTGAAGAATCTGCTCTCAGTGCCCTCCAAGGGGACGTAGCCATAGGGCACACCCGGTACTCCACGGCAGGAGGAACCCACTGGGAAAACGTGCAGCCCATGTTTCGTAGCACCCCGGAGGGGGGCGACGTCGCCTTAGGGCACAACGGAAACCTAGTGAACTACCAGCAACTTCATGATGAGGCGGTGGAGCGTGGCCTCATTGACGGCAAAGCAGCAAGTTCTGACACCGCGGTGATGTCTGCCTTGTTGGCGGAAAAAATCACCGCCGATGTTTCCCTTTTGGATTCTGCCCGGCAATTGCTGCCGCGCATTAAAGGTGCGTTTTGTCTCACCTTCACTGATGGTTCTACCCTCTACGCCGCGCGGGACCCGTGGGGGATTCGTCCCCTTTGCCTAGGGCGGCTAGAACGTGGCTGGGTTATTGCTTCCGAAACATGCGCCCTAGACATTGTGGGGGCCAGCTTCGTGAGAGAGATCGAACCCGGAGAACTAGTAGCCATTGACGCTGGCGGCGTCTACTCCGAGCGCTTTGCCGATACTCAGCACAAAGGCTGTGTATTTGAGTATGTTTATCTGGCTCGTCCAGACTCCGTCATCCGTGGGCGAGCGGTCAACGCCACCCGCCTCGATATTGGGCGACGCCTGGCCAGGGAGTACCCAGCCGATGGGGATTTAGTCATCCCCGTACCGGAGTCGGGCACACCGGCAGCGGTAGGCTACGCGCAAGAATCCGGCATTCCGTTCGGACAAGGGTTAGTGAAAAACGCCTATGTGGGGCGAACCTTTATTCAGCCTTCTCAGACCCTCAGGCAGCTAGGGATCAGGCTGAAACTCAACCCATTGAAAGAAGTTATCGACGGCAAAAGACTCGTCGTGGTCGATGACTCCATTGTGCGCGGCAACACCCAACGCGCGTTGATCCGGATGCTGCGGGAGGCCGGCGCTAAGGAAGTTCACGTGCGGATTGCTTCACCACCGGTGAAATGGCCGTGCTTCTATGGCATAGATTTTGCTAGTCCCGGGGAGCTTATTGCCAACGCTGGGGATATTCGTAGCGAAGAAAAAATGGTGGAGGCTGTGTGTCGGGCTATCGGGGCGGATAGTCTGGGGTTTGTCTCGATTGAGGAGATGGTTCAGGCCACCTGCCAGAAGCGTGAAGAGCTGTGCGTGGCGTGTTTTGACGGGCACTATCCCATTGGCGTTCCCGAAGGAAACTCCAACGCGGAACTTGTGCTTCGGCTTCAATCTGGCCGGGCAGCCGGCACCGCTACCATCGACCGTGACCAGAATAATTAA
- a CDS encoding sterol carrier family protein gives MVKRIDAARLRAEVEEVRAWVEDRSNQVEKPPRAAIARAVRGTARLLAERAPGHCVEVRVPPFVAVQCIEGPRHTRGTPPNVVECDPRTWLRLACGIEDFHHSPGVDSSGSRAGEVAHWLPLIR, from the coding sequence ATGGTGAAAAGAATCGACGCTGCGCGTCTGCGCGCGGAGGTAGAGGAAGTCCGCGCGTGGGTGGAAGACCGTAGTAACCAGGTAGAAAAACCACCGCGAGCTGCGATAGCGCGTGCGGTGCGCGGGACCGCGCGGTTGCTCGCTGAACGCGCTCCCGGTCATTGCGTAGAAGTCCGGGTCCCCCCATTTGTGGCAGTACAGTGCATTGAAGGCCCACGCCATACCCGAGGCACCCCTCCTAATGTGGTGGAATGCGATCCCCGCACCTGGCTTCGCTTAGCCTGCGGAATTGAGGATTTTCACCACTCTCCCGGGGTAGATAGCAGCGGCTCCCGCGCCGGAGAAGTTGCACACTGGTTGCCGCTTATTCGATAA
- a CDS encoding acyl-CoA thioesterase — protein sequence MTSEKSPQLILRFMAAPTDVIMAGSHGVSGGRVLEWIDKAAYACATQWSGTYCVTAYVGHIHFTRPIPSGHMVEVRSRIAMTGRSSMHIVNEVFSADPRQGIFTRACDCLVIFVAKNTETGKSQPVPSFQPRNVAEEEAHAAALSRIELRKAIEAEMEKQTYDGESEAPRLIHRFLAKPTDVNWGGNVHGGTAMEWIDQAGAACTMEWSGEHTVAVYAGGIRFYRPISIGDLIEVDARLMRTDARSMQMSVHVRSGSPRGGREHLQQAIHATVTYIAIDPDGNPLPARQFHPHTEEDQRLAEHATVLRNLRAEYSPKPLITLSSPRHID from the coding sequence ATGACTTCCGAGAAATCCCCCCAACTCATTTTGCGTTTCATGGCTGCCCCGACCGACGTCATTATGGCGGGCAGTCATGGTGTCTCTGGTGGCCGGGTTCTAGAGTGGATTGACAAAGCAGCCTATGCTTGCGCCACCCAATGGTCCGGGACATATTGCGTTACTGCGTACGTGGGGCATATTCACTTCACCCGGCCTATTCCGAGCGGCCATATGGTGGAGGTGCGGTCTCGGATCGCCATGACCGGGCGTTCTTCTATGCATATTGTCAATGAAGTGTTTTCCGCTGATCCCCGGCAGGGCATTTTCACTCGGGCGTGTGATTGTCTCGTGATTTTCGTCGCTAAAAACACTGAGACTGGGAAATCTCAGCCAGTGCCTAGTTTCCAGCCACGCAATGTTGCGGAGGAAGAGGCCCACGCTGCTGCGTTATCTCGGATTGAGCTGCGCAAAGCCATTGAAGCGGAGATGGAAAAGCAAACCTATGATGGCGAGTCTGAAGCTCCTCGGCTCATTCACCGCTTCCTCGCTAAGCCCACCGATGTTAACTGGGGCGGCAATGTTCACGGTGGTACTGCAATGGAATGGATTGATCAAGCCGGGGCAGCCTGCACCATGGAGTGGTCCGGGGAACACACGGTGGCAGTCTACGCCGGGGGAATTCGGTTCTACCGGCCTATTTCCATTGGGGATTTAATTGAGGTTGACGCTCGCCTCATGCGTACTGATGCTCGTTCCATGCAGATGAGTGTGCATGTGCGCTCTGGTAGCCCCCGTGGTGGCCGGGAGCATCTACAACAAGCCATCCACGCCACCGTTACCTATATTGCCATTGACCCCGACGGCAACCCCTTGCCGGCGCGTCAATTCCACCCCCATACCGAAGAAGATCAGCGGCTGGCAGAGCACGCAACGGTTTTGCGTAATTTACGCGCCGAGTACTCGCCGAAACCACTGATCACCTTGTCTTCTCCCCGGCATATTGATTAA
- a CDS encoding cation:dicarboxylate symporter family transporter, whose translation MASTPPHSSGPRIADPKKPRKDRTHWLYIAVIIAIIAGVALGIIAPGVAKQVEFLGTFFIKLIKMIITPVIFCTIVLGIGSVRSAAAVGKAGGLALIYFVTMSTFALTIGLLVGNIIEPGSGLNIEPSEEAVSHLVGDATHSTGGGGLSGMLLDIVPTTFFSAFVTGNILQVLAVALVVGFVVQTLGSQGEPILGFVAHLQKLIFKILGWILWLAPLGAFGAMAAAVGKSGWSVVVQLGVLMLAFYLTCIIFIFVVLGLVLKIFTGLNILSLLKYLGREFLLIFATSSSESALPNLMRKMEHAGVDKSTVGIVVPTGYSFNLDGTAIYLTMSAIFIADAMNMPMDIGQQIGMLIVMIIASKGAAGVSGAGLATLAAGLQSQKPELVGGVAFVMGIDKFMSEARALTNFAGNSVATLLVGQWTGTLDKERARQVLSGQLPYVPAEDDDKPGDFRRSPSVENPAQDRLQPTPQVDLDSYTVAPEKPE comes from the coding sequence ATGGCTAGCACCCCTCCCCACTCAAGTGGACCACGGATTGCCGACCCAAAGAAACCGCGGAAAGACCGCACACACTGGCTTTATATCGCGGTGATTATCGCCATTATCGCTGGTGTAGCACTAGGCATTATTGCTCCCGGAGTGGCGAAACAGGTGGAATTCCTCGGCACTTTCTTCATCAAACTCATCAAGATGATCATTACCCCGGTCATCTTCTGCACCATTGTGCTCGGTATCGGGTCCGTGCGTTCCGCCGCTGCGGTCGGTAAAGCCGGCGGTCTGGCGTTGATTTACTTCGTGACCATGTCCACCTTCGCCCTGACTATCGGCCTGTTGGTGGGCAATATCATCGAGCCAGGCAGTGGCCTTAATATTGAGCCTTCAGAAGAAGCAGTCAGCCACCTGGTTGGCGACGCTACCCATAGCACTGGTGGCGGCGGTCTATCTGGAATGCTGCTCGATATTGTGCCCACTACCTTCTTTAGTGCCTTTGTTACCGGCAACATCCTCCAGGTCTTAGCAGTTGCTCTGGTGGTGGGATTTGTCGTGCAAACTCTGGGTTCACAAGGAGAACCCATCCTCGGTTTCGTGGCCCATCTCCAGAAATTGATCTTCAAGATCTTGGGATGGATTCTGTGGCTAGCTCCCCTCGGTGCGTTCGGCGCCATGGCTGCTGCCGTCGGCAAATCCGGCTGGTCGGTTGTGGTTCAGCTCGGCGTCCTCATGTTGGCCTTCTACCTGACCTGTATCATCTTCATCTTCGTGGTATTGGGCCTGGTCCTGAAGATCTTTACCGGCCTGAATATTTTGTCCTTGCTGAAGTACCTTGGCCGGGAATTCCTGCTTATTTTTGCCACCTCTTCCTCCGAATCCGCCCTGCCTAATCTAATGCGCAAAATGGAACACGCCGGTGTGGATAAGTCCACCGTCGGTATCGTGGTCCCCACCGGCTATTCTTTCAACCTCGACGGAACCGCTATCTATCTGACTATGTCAGCTATCTTCATCGCTGATGCCATGAATATGCCCATGGACATTGGGCAGCAAATTGGCATGTTGATCGTCATGATTATCGCCTCTAAGGGCGCAGCCGGCGTATCTGGTGCGGGTCTCGCCACCTTGGCGGCAGGCCTCCAATCCCAGAAGCCGGAATTGGTGGGTGGTGTGGCCTTTGTGATGGGCATTGACAAGTTCATGTCTGAAGCCCGTGCCTTAACGAACTTCGCCGGTAACTCGGTAGCCACCCTCTTGGTGGGCCAGTGGACTGGAACCTTAGATAAAGAACGCGCCCGCCAGGTGCTTTCTGGTCAACTGCCCTATGTGCCGGCCGAAGACGATGATAAACCGGGTGATTTCCGCCGCAGCCCCTCGGTGGAAAACCCCGCCCAGGACCGGCTCCAACCCACCCCACAGGTGGATCTGGATAGTTATACCGTCGCCCCCGAAAAACCTGAGTAA